The Synchiropus splendidus isolate RoL2022-P1 chromosome 5, RoL_Sspl_1.0, whole genome shotgun sequence DNA window TTACACATTGTTTTGTGGCTGATCAAAGTTTGTCCGGGTACCTTGCTgcatccatctcttcctccttctcctgaaGTCTTCTTTCCAGGTCTCCTTTGGCCTGAGACAACTCCAGCTGCAGTCTCAGAACCTTAGTCTCTTCAGCCTGGCGAGAAAGAGGAATCCAATGTGTAACCAAGTAAATTGGTTATCAACCTGTCAGTCAGAGCCATTCATGTCAAAGTCTGGTGAGATGTTTTGCAATATTTTGACAGATGAGTCAAATCCTATGTGGTCTCCCAAACTAAATTcaaaagaaaggaaaggaaaattcAACTGTGTTTGACACGAGTGGTGATGGAGGGCACCAGCTGGAGGCAGTATAATCTACAGTTGATGTGAATACTACAGAACTGCATCACCTCTAATGCTGCCTCAGCTTCTTCCAAAGAGGCTTGCAACTCATCTTTCTCCATCTCTATCTTCTTCTTGGCTTTCTGGAGTTCATGCACACTCTTCCCTCCGTCGGACAGTTGGTCCGTGAGGTCGGTGATCTCCTCTGCAAGAAAAGAAATGTCCACTTGTCGCCCCGCATCATGTCGTGCTTGCATCCAACCGTACCCTGGTAGGCCTTGTTCTCCCGGCGCAGAGCTTCTAACTGCTCCAGAGACTCTTCATGTGCTGTCTTGAGTTTGAAGAGCTCGCTGGCGTGCTGTCTGCTCTCCTTCTGGCAGCCCTCCACCTCGCTCACCAACTCTTCGCACTTCTGCTTCCAGTCAGTCAGCTGCTTCTCCAGCACTCGCTGCTTCTTATCCAGAGCCTGACCGCAGCTGTTGGCCTGCCAGAGAGAAATTCGGAATTCAGTCACTCGGAGGCCATTGACAAAGTGAAGAACCCGTAATCTGATGCGAATCCCCACCTTCTCCAGGTCCATGCACAGCTCCTCCACTTCACCCTGCAGCCTTTGCTTGGTTTTTTCCAAAGAGGAACATTTAGACTGGGTGGCTTCCACGGCCTCTTCGGCCTCTTGAAGGCGCAGCGCCAGCTTTTTCCTGTCAAACACATTCTCTTATTCAGTGTGACTTACTAACCTCCAGTGTGGAGGTTTGTAGACGTGCAGTCCTCCATAAAACAGTTAGTGTTTGCATGTATCCCTCATCCACCACCCTTGTGGGTCAAAAAAGTATGAGCCATTTTACTTTGTCTCTTCCAGCTCGTCCCCGTGCTGGATGGCGTCTGTCTCGTGCTTAGTCCTCCAGTGTGTCACCTCCGTGTTGAGCTTGGAGATGAGgcgctgcagctccagcttgctctcctgttcctcctccagctgctccttcaaTACCTCACATTCCTTCCTCACCGTGGTCAGACTGCTGCCCGCGGCCTGTTTGCCCTGACAAACACAACATCTGATGAGTTGAATGGAAGAGACTTCAAAATTCCCACCATCAATTACAACACTTTCTCACCTTGATTTCATCTTCAAGATGCTTTTTCAGATCCTCCACTTCGGACTGAAGGAGAATCTTCGCACGGCTCAGCTGGCTGGCTCTGTTTTCTGCCTCCTCCGTCTGATGGTTCAGGTCTGCATTATCAGCTGGTGTGTCACACAAGTACTCATGAACACAGAAGTCATTTTTGCTTTGACATTCAGAAACAATGCAAGGTTCTTCACATACCACAAAAATGTAACTAAAGTAACTGCGAAACCCTATTCTTCTTAAGCAAATACATTCAACGCTAACAAACTTCTTTCTTTCCATAGCATCTCTGCTCTGTGTGTTTCTTAAAACGcataaaatatattgataaaataATCTAACACATAACTGAAACCAATATAATCAGTCTACTAGTGTTGCAGTTTAAAATATCCTGATGATGACTAGCAAAACACAGACAGGCATGTTGGCTTGAAAATGCCATCGACGATTTTCAGTTGCGTtatgatggagaaaaaaactCTTTTGTTGATGTTCCAACATTCATGAGACTGTAAAATAGATTAAAATGAAGAGCAAATCAACATAAGGTAATGTAGATAGATGTCAAATAAGAGACTGtcaacttaataataataataataataataataataataaatctgaCACATGTTGCATTTCGGACACTGACTGCTTGAATGCAACTGAACCCTTTAACTTCTTCACcagatgaaagaaaacagatgaaCCTGTCAGTCTGTTCTTGGAGACGTTGAGCTCAGTCAGTGCCCGCTGCAGTTCATCGGCTCTCCTGTTGGCTTcagacagctgctcctccagtttCTTCATCTGGTTGTCAGATGACGACTGCGCGCATAAAAGAGTCTTGTGGAgctacattttcacatttatgaTCGACAAATTGGTAAACAAACTGTATGTAGtaatttatcaatatttctcTGCTGCATATGTGTTGACATGAATAAAAGGAATATACCTGTAAATCTGTGACTTAGTGTTCATAAGTAgttattttataataaaaatgaccacgaaatgttttctctatttttGCCAAGCGATCTGGGATCAAGGACAACTGATGGTAGGTCAATAACTCCTTCGTCGAAGAACCTTCGACTGACCTTTGCCTTCTGCAGAGTGTCAAGTGAAGTGgtcatctcctccacctccatcctcaaactctgcttctccttctccagcttggCTCTGGTCCGCTGCAGGGCTTCACACTGCTCGCTCAGCTCGGCGCTCATGTCGCTGTGGCGCTTCCTCAGCGTCGCGGCAAGCGCTTCTGACTGGACCGAGGACTCTTCCAGGTCTCGTCGAAGACGTGCGAGCTCCGCTTCACGCTTCTTGTTCACCTCCATCTGCCAAACGCACAGTTATATCAGAGTCTGACGAACCtgaggaacagcttcttccccaaCAAAATGACTGAGAAAAAGAGATATCATCCTGACCCCGACTAGCCAGTGACTTCAGATTATCTTCACTTAACTGTTATAAGTTTTGgtgttgttctttgttttacTTTCGTCCACCTGAATGTGAGTCTGACTCGACCAAGTCTCCTGGTCAACCTTGCAAAAAATAGCTTTTCTGCTGCTGAAAGCTAGGTAGTGTGTGCTGTTGCCAGCTACACAGCTTTTCTGGATTGAAGATCTTCTTCATGCTGCAGGACCTGGATTGACATCtccggtgtgtttgtgtgaaggtcgACATCACGTGTACCTGTGAGGCACTGactcctcccacctcctccagTCGATCTGTCAGGTCATCCAGCTCTCTGGTTAGATCTGCCCTTTGCTTCTCCACCTGGAAAACACAGGTGAAAACATAATACGATAATCCTTATATcttcatgattaaaaacaaataaataataatgtctGTCTTTAAATGACACACTGATCTGTACTGAAACTGCACATTCAGATTTTGACATTTCACTCCAACTTTGAAAATCAGAGATAATACAGGGAGAATAAGTTGAGCGTAAACTAAAGGCAATGAGCCGACTGTTTGAGATTTGTTGATCCGTGAACTGCCAATGCTTGGATGAAGCTTTGAAAATGTTCCTGGATAAATCAAATATGTAATTGAGATTGAGCTTCCTGACATTTGATCCGCTGCAAATGAACGACGCCCCAACAATGATATCATAAATGCTGTGTCGGCCATCAACTCAGTGTCCTCATGACTGACCTTGACGGCAGTCCTGTATCAGCCACTACAAACATCTGACTTCACGAGTGCCATAAAAGCGTCTTTAATAACACATGTATTGGATCAAACCTGCTGACACATTTATGATCCAGTTGTCCTGTGAAAAAGCTCCTCCTGTCGCACAGATGGAGAGAGTTTATGATGCTGTTCATTAcgtgcacaaacacacgcacccTTAACAGCAGCTTGTGACACTGACGGGAAGAGAGTGAGGTGTGTTAAAGCCTCCCTGACGGCAGCGGAGAGCTGACTAGAAAAAGGGTAAGGTAAATAATGACCACCTGCTGGTCCTGGAGGGATTCATGGACTCGCACCATCACACATAACCTACAGCTTTTTAGATTCTCCTGCAGGATTTGTCTTGTCAATGAGGACCAATAGACTGTTAGAACATGTGTGCAGATGCTAATGTATACTTATTCTTAAACCCCTAAATTACTTTCTGGCCAAGTCTGTTGCTGTGTCTTCAGCCGCGAACCTAAACCGAATCTAAAACAGGCCCGGATTTTgggacacaaaaaaacaaaacttcttttaTGTTGTTACTGTAAAtcacaaggataaaacaaactTCTTATAGATTTCGTTGTTGTTCTAGCTGATGTACTGACGTGGATGTGAGCCAAGTTCAACAGAAGTAgcacttgtatatatatatatatatatatatatatatatatatatatatatatatatatatatatatatatatatatatatatatatatatatatatatatatagatagatattagAAACATTTCTAGATCATCAGTTTCATAGTGTCACTATCACGTCACGCATGAGGCCCCaggggccacactttgcccagtcTGACTGGAGTTTATATAGACTTGTTTCCATGGCCATAAAAGTTTTACATattatcttatttattttctgatttatctatttatttatttcaagatgCAACATCATCCAGGTCTAGGTTCAGTGGGCGATAAGCACATGGCTTGTTTTAGATCTGATAGCTGTAGCTACTTCTCTCAGAAGACATGGAAACAATATAGCGTGTGTCTTGATATGATCAACGGGCAAAGGAAGAAAAGATGAGTAAAAATcaacaacaaatctaagctctgacaaaaaaaaaaaagaaaaataaatccacaAAGCTAAATTCTTTATATAAACTACATCAAACCTGATAAGCACTTCCTACTGAAGGCACTGTCAATAATTACAGGCACTTCAAGCAGCACATCAGTCGTTGAATTTTCTTCCCTGGCATGTAATTCAAAGTGTTAGACCCTTGTCGAGACAACCAGCCACCGCCAATAAATCTGTCGCCACAAAAGAGTTTGGCGTTTTTAAGAACCTGTGTGCATCATGCTAGACCGGAAGATAAAAGGGCATATATTACAGTGTTTATCTGTTAGAAATAAATATCCTTTTTCCTAAATAAagtctgttgaaaaaaaaggttgtctATTCGGAAATAAAAGGTTTGCATCTCAATATTTACTGTGTCTATCATATGTTTAGTGCTTGATATTTTTTGTCCATGAAGAGCAGATTATCAAGAAAACTGTTAGCTCTTAACAAAGGCTACAGCACATCCATCACCCTGTCATTGCTACAAGATCAGGTCGTACAATTCATCCAACGGGAGATAAGGTACTCATTTATAACATAAGAAAAAGATCAATAAAAAAGTTCCTAAATGTCCAAGCTGTCACTAAAGTAATTTAGAGTTTCCCTAAGCTGTTCTTGGACATGTGTATGAGGACCCCAGGCCCCCCTCCTGATGCTATCTCCGTTGTGTGTGACCTGAGAGGCAGAGCCTAACAATAGTGAGCTTGTCCTCCGCAGAGGTATTTCGTGTTTGAGTTCCTGTGAAGACGCAGATAAAGACCTGCATGTCGCtgcctgcctccctctctctcgccggCTCTGGGGGGTTGTTGGATGCAATTGTGGGTTACTACCATTAGAAATACCACCCAGAGTGAGACGAAGTTCACAGCCCCGTCCCTCAGGGCGTCTGTCACTCTACTCAACACTCCAGATGAAACGCGGAGAAACTTTCCGCCTTTGCCGACTGTACCGCGACACGGCGAGGAAAAAACTCTGCGGCTTGAGTACTCAAGCGCTTTAAGAACCTCTCAGATGGAACAACAAGCACTTAAAGCGCCCACCATATAATCCTCATGTAAACCAGACAAATAACTTTACACACTCAACAATGCTTCACTTTCAGCAGCGAGGTGAGGGAGTTATGAGAAACAGAAGGTGGGCTGGAATGATcgtgggtgtgtgagtgtgcgcctGTGTTTAGATGGTGATGGCTGAAAAAGGAAAAGAGGATGTTGGGGCTCCCCTTTACCTCCTGGTTCGTCCTGTATGTTAATCAGAAGCACAcggtgactcactgctgcttgTTATGACAGGTGCGGATGGTTTGAGGGGACACATGTACCCCACCGGCTGCTGAGGTATCGCAACACTTTCACCGTTCAAGTTTCTCATCTGCCCTGGAGCTTTGGGGTGCATCTGCTCTTGGTTTCATGCAGTGAGGCAGGATCAGGATATTATTATCTGACTAATCCCTCAATTATTTCACTCCAAAGATTCATCAAATGCTGGTTATATATTCAGATTAAAgagaattgtttgtaaaaaaaaagtatatttaaatgtgtctaaaaatgtatatttaatttgAGGTATTTTGAGTTTGTTCAGCCTTAGTGAGCAGCTgcttaaagaaaaataaatcaacttcaATATTTGCACGTGAAATATATCACATTGTCTTTAACACatattattaatatatgtttaaaataagtaaataaatgccATTGGAGGGATAGAATTCTGCTTGGAGTTTTCATCCATAAAGGGGCCATAGTGGGTGCaggatttttgttccaaccaaacaagcacgcacagtttaaccaatcaggtgtcagctgaaacaagcagcaccagcctGAGAGAGAGCCCTGTTTTAGGTCATGTGTTATACAAGTAACATTGGTTAGTGGCCAATCATTACTGTTGTGTTTAAGTTTGGGGGGAAACAAAATGTCAGACACAAATGTACTAAAAGCTACTAGCACACGTATGGAAGCACATCTTGTGATGTCCTGAGGAAGGCGATGTGTTTTGCTCCACGACATCACTGCACTGTAGCATACCTTGGCTCGCATAGCTCGCTCAgcttccagctcctcctccagctcctcgatGCGAGCCTGAACACAGACAGGGTTTGATCTGAATTAGAATGAATCCATCAAGAGTATGTCAAGTTCATCGACTCCAAATGAGGTTACGCAGTCGTCGCAGAGATCCGGCGGGTCGTCGCCTCTGGGATTGTTTGCTATTTCGGTGTTGTACTTGTGTGGTCAGCCTTTCTCGTAGACCACGCTGCTCCCTGAGGATTTGGCACGCCTCTCGCTTTTTCCTCAGGTAGCAATTTAGGGTAAGAATGTCTGTAGCCATGGTCATTATCTGTATTTTGACCGTGGGCTGTGTCCGTCCGGGGGACGCAAAAATGCGTTGATGCCATTCTCTCGACATTTGAAGAATTTGTCTGTTTGCTTTCTCATGGTTTGACATTGCCACTTGACTCTGACAGATTTCCTCCCAAACGGTATCATGGCCTGAAACTCAGGGTCATGACGGTGATCCAGTCCTGAACTAGGCGCATGCTTTGCTGCACCTGAACAAGCTCTCGTCGGTCCCAAACCAGCAACAGCTCGCTAACATAACACAGCATTCCACCTCCAGCAGGACCCTGGATGGATTCTTCTGCATACATGGACTGTCAGGATAGACAAGTGTGTGTCAACTGTGAGTCAGGTATTTATTTCTATCTTGCTGTTTATCTCAGCTGAAACTGAAAACTAGTTCTTTCTTTTAACAGCCTGGAaattagatagatagacagacagatcgatcgatagatagatagatagatagatagatagatagatagatagatagatagatagatagatagatagatagatagatggacagacagacagacagacagacagacagacagatagatagatagatgatagatagatagatagatagatagacagacagacagacagacagacagacagacagacagacagacagacagacagacagacagacagacagatagatagatagatagatagatagatacatgcatagatagatagaaaaacATTGGGAAAAAGCTCCATCAGTGTCACCAATAAATGAAGGTGAAATAATGCAGGACACCAAGGAAAGTGGATGAATACAATCCAACTCCCATAAATGTCTATTACATTTCAGAAAAATCATGATGTGAGTTATTTCCTCTTTAATCGACCCGTCAATCAATATTTATACAGCTCTAAATTAAGTGTTACGCCGCCCTCTAGGACTCAAATTGCCTGCAATCAAATCGATCCAGTATAATTTCAGGAAATAAATCCAGAGACTTGTCATATGAGTGAGTCATCGTACTGTCTATTCAGGTGCCAGCGAGGCTTTAGAGCGGCCAATAAAACGTGTTGTCAGTTTAACTTCTCCATGTCGTGTCACGCTCGGCTCAGATCTCTGGGCTCAGGATGTAAGTGTGAGTAGATCCATATCTCCAGGCCACTCGCAACTCTCTATCCACAGCGAC harbors:
- the LOC128759192 gene encoding myosin-16 isoform X5 codes for the protein MSRTSTKLQADVPNVELQRKSMGQQARIEELEEELEAERAMRAKVEKQRADLTRELDDLTDRLEEVGGVSASQMEVNKKREAELARLRRDLEESSVQSEALAATLRKRHSDMSAELSEQCEALQRTRAKLEKEKQSLRMEVEEMTTSLDTLQKAKSSSDNQMKKLEEQLSEANRRADELQRALTELNVSKNRLTADNADLNHQTEEAENRASQLSRAKILLQSEVEDLKKHLEDEIKGKQAAGSSLTTVRKECEVLKEQLEEEQESKLELQRLISKLNTEVTHWRTKHETDAIQHGDELEETKKKLALRLQEAEEAVEATQSKCSSLEKTKQRLQGEVEELCMDLEKANSCGQALDKKQRVLEKQLTDWKQKCEELVSEVEGCQKESRQHASELFKLKTAHEESLEQLEALRRENKAYQEEITDLTDQLSDGGKSVHELQKAKKKIEMEKDELQASLEEAEAALEAEETKVLRLQLELSQAKGDLERRLQEKEEEMDAARKSHQRALESVQASLDVELKGRAEGLKLKKKLEVDINELELQVDLLTKSNTELNKTSKKAQQQIKELQAQLEEEMRSHEEHREDQAAVERRLALLVSEAEEMRSALESTERARKALEVEMQESGDKYNDLNNQLQAAISGRRKLEVDLQTFQQEHEELQSELRGSAEKIKKAGCELARVGEELRLEQEHTLHLERVKKAMEAQIKEMSSRLEEAEQIAMKGGKKIIQKLEGKVKELELELDTEQKRHAETVKSLRKNERRLKELLFQSEEDQKNQQRMQDLVERLQNKMKAYKRQVEEAEEQANMNLAKYRKTVHELDDAEERADIAESALTKIRTKNRGSFGKGYSSGYSTPYPSLVRSPSSVGSEGRGEKIINDDDESVSSLIPAYLNSLKKLMVD
- the LOC128759192 gene encoding myosin-16 isoform X4; its protein translation is MRAKVEKQRADLTRELDDLTDRLEEVGGVSASQMEVNKKREAELARLRRDLEESSVQSEALAATLRKRHSDMSAELSEQCEALQRTRAKLEKEKQSLRMEVEEMTTSLDTLQKAKSSSDNQMKKLEEQLSEANRRADELQRALTELNVSKNRLTADNADLNHQTEEAENRASQLSRAKILLQSEVEDLKKHLEDEIKGKQAAGSSLTTVRKECEVLKEQLEEEQESKLELQRLISKLNTEVTHWRTKHETDAIQHGDELEETKKKLALRLQEAEEAVEATQSKCSSLEKTKQRLQGEVEELCMDLEKANSCGQALDKKQRVLEKQLTDWKQKCEELVSEVEGCQKESRQHASELFKLKTAHEESLEQLEALRRENKAYQEEITDLTDQLSDGGKSVHELQKAKKKIEMEKDELQASLEEAEAALEAEETKVLRLQLELSQAKGDLERRLQEKEEEMDAARKSHQRALESVQASLDVELKGRAEGLKLKKKLEVDINELELQVDLLTKSNTELNKTSKKAQQQIKELQAQLEEEMRSHEEHREDQAAVERRLALLVSEAEEMRSALESTERARKALEVEMQESGDKYNDLNNQLQAAISGRRKLEVDLQTFQQEHEELQSELRGSAEKIKKAGCELARVGEELRLEQEHTLHLERVKKAMEAQIKEMSSRLEEAEQIAMKGGKKIIQKLEGKVKELELELDTEQKRHAETVKSLRKNERRLKELLFQSEEDQKNQQRMQDLVERLQNKMKAYKRQVEEAEEQANMNLAKYRKTVHELDDAEERADIAESALTKIRTKNRGSFGKGYSSGYSTPYPSLVRSPSSVGSEGRGEKIINDDDESVSSLIPAYLNSLKKLMVD
- the LOC128759192 gene encoding myosin-16 isoform X3; translated protein: MAVLSAEVLCWHARIEELEEELEAERAMRAKVEKQRADLTRELDDLTDRLEEVGGVSASQMEVNKKREAELARLRRDLEESSVQSEALAATLRKRHSDMSAELSEQCEALQRTRAKLEKEKQSLRMEVEEMTTSLDTLQKAKSSSDNQMKKLEEQLSEANRRADELQRALTELNVSKNRLTADNADLNHQTEEAENRASQLSRAKILLQSEVEDLKKHLEDEIKGKQAAGSSLTTVRKECEVLKEQLEEEQESKLELQRLISKLNTEVTHWRTKHETDAIQHGDELEETKKKLALRLQEAEEAVEATQSKCSSLEKTKQRLQGEVEELCMDLEKANSCGQALDKKQRVLEKQLTDWKQKCEELVSEVEGCQKESRQHASELFKLKTAHEESLEQLEALRRENKAYQEEITDLTDQLSDGGKSVHELQKAKKKIEMEKDELQASLEEAEAALEAEETKVLRLQLELSQAKGDLERRLQEKEEEMDAARKSHQRALESVQASLDVELKGRAEGLKLKKKLEVDINELELQVDLLTKSNTELNKTSKKAQQQIKELQAQLEEEMRSHEEHREDQAAVERRLALLVSEAEEMRSALESTERARKALEVEMQESGDKYNDLNNQLQAAISGRRKLEVDLQTFQQEHEELQSELRGSAEKIKKAGCELARVGEELRLEQEHTLHLERVKKAMEAQIKEMSSRLEEAEQIAMKGGKKIIQKLEGKVKELELELDTEQKRHAETVKSLRKNERRLKELLFQSEEDQKNQQRMQDLVERLQNKMKAYKRQVEEAEEQANMNLAKYRKTVHELDDAEERADIAESALTKIRTKNRGSFGKGYSSGYSTPYPSLVRSPSSVGSEGRGEKIINDDDESVSSLIPAYLNSLKKLMVD